Proteins from one Mustela erminea isolate mMusErm1 chromosome 20, mMusErm1.Pri, whole genome shotgun sequence genomic window:
- the MLXIPL gene encoding carbohydrate-responsive element-binding protein isoform X1, with protein sequence MAGALAGLAAGLHGPRVVPSQDSDSDTDSEDPSTRRSAGGLLRSQVIHSGHFMVSSPHSDSLTRRRDQEGPTGPADFGPRSIDPTLTRLFECMSLAYSGQLVSPKWKNFKGLKLLCRDKIRLNNAIWRAWYIQYVERRKSPVCGFVTPLQGPEADEHRKPEAVVLEGNYWKRRIEVVMREYHKWRIYYKKRLRKSSREGDLLTPKQAEGGWQPPERWCEQLFSSVVPVLLGGPEEEPGGRQLLDLDCFLSDISDTLFTMTQPSSAPLQLPPEDAYVGNADMIQPDLTPLQPSLDDFMEISDFFTSYRPPPTPTASHFPEPPGFGPMADPFFSSGVLGSEVPPASSGVSHLSGHNRLQARSSCPGPVDSSAFLNSDFLLPEDPKPKLPPPPVPPPLLQYPALAKGPGLEPCPAPTFPPMAPAPALLPEEPLFAPRFPFSTVPPAPGVSPLPAPTAFPSTPQPGPGPAPAPFPIDLLPSGYLEPPFGPHFPVPQGMRPRGRSPTPSPRGQKPSPPTLAATTANPTATVGGSNPCLTQLLTAAKPEQTLEPPLVSSTLLRSSGSPQETAPEFPCTFLPPTPAPTPPRPPPGPATLAPPRPLIVPKAERLSPPAHSGKEGLQGGGWDAREWREGKEERGAPSEARTRGTGPWDPLPCVGLSVGVSVPATGGERRLSGDLSFARGPGTLSVCVSPPQPILSRGRPDSNKTESRRITHISAEQKRRFNIKLGFDTLHGLVSTLSAQPSLKVSKATTLQKTAEYIAMLQQERAAMQEEAQQLRDQIEELNAAINLCQQQLPATGVPITHQRFDQMRDMFDEYVRTRTLHNWKFWVFSILIRPLFESFNGMVSTASLQSLRQTSLAWLDQYCSLPALRPTVLNSLRQLSTSTSILTDPGCIPEQATRAVTEGTLGKPL encoded by the exons ATGGCCGGGGCGTTGGCCGGTCTGGCCGCGGGCTTGCACGGCCCGCGGGTCGTCCCCAGCCAAGACTCGGACTCAGACACGGACTCGGAGGACCCGAGTACTCGGCGCAGCGCGGGCGGGCTGCTCCGCTCGCAGGTCATCCACAGCGGTCACTTCATGGTGTCGTCGCCGCACAGCGACTCGCTGACCCGGCGGCGCGACCAGGAGGGACCCACGGGGCCCGCAGACTTCGGGCCGCGCAGCATCGACCCCACACTCACCCGCCTCTTCGAGTGCATGAGCCTGGCCTACAG CGGCCAGCTGGTGTCTCCCAAGTGGAAGAATTTCAAAGGCCTCAAGCTGCTCTGCAGGGACAAGATCCGGCTCAACAACGCCATCTGGAGGGCCTGGTACATCCAGT ATGTGGAGCGGAGGAAGAGCCCCGTGTGTGGCTTCGTGACCCCCCTGCAGGGGCCTGAGGCTGATGAACACCGGAAACCGGAG GCCGTCGTCCTGGAGGGCAATTACTGGAAGCGGCGCATCGAGGTGGTGATGCGCGAGTACCACAAGTGGCGCATCTACTACAAGAAGAGG CTCCGTAAATCCAGCAGGGAAGGGGATCTCCTGACCCCAAAGCAG GCCGAAGGGGGTTGGCAGCCACCGGAGCGATGGTGCGAGCAGCTCTTCTCCAGCGTGGTGCCCGTGCTGCTTGGGGGCCCAGAGGAGGAGCCCGGCGGGCGGCAGCTGCTCGACCTCGATTGCTTTTTGTCCGACATCTCCGACACGCTCTTCACCATGACGCAGCCCAGCTCTGCGCCCCTGCAGCTGCCCCCTGAGGACG ccTACGTGGGCAATGCTGACATGATCCAGCCAGACCTGACGCCTCTGCAGCCCAGCCTGGACGACTTCATGGAGATCTCGG ATTTCTTCACCAGCTACCGCCCTCCACCGACGCCCACGGCTTCACACTTCCCGGAGCCCCCCGGCTTTGGCCCCATGGCTGACCCTTTCTTCAGCAGTGGGGTCTTGGGCTCCGAGGTGCCCCCTGCCTCGTCAGGCGTGAGCCACCTCTCCGGGCACAACCGCCTGCAG GCCCGGAGCAGCTGCCCTGGCCCCGTGGATTCCAGTGCCTTCCTGAACTCTGATTTCCTCCTTCCTGAAGACCCCAAGCccaagctcccacccccaccagtccccccacccctgctccaatACCCTGCCCTTGCCAAGGGGCCTGGCCTAGAGCCCTGTCCggcccccaccttccctcccatgGCGCCGGCCCCTGCTTTGCTGCCGGAGGAGCCTCTCTTCGCCCCCAGATTCCCCTTCTCCACTGTCCCTCCCGCCCCAGGAGTGTCCCCATTGCCTGCTCCCACCGCCTTCCCATCCACCCCACAGCCAGGTCCAGGCCcggcccctgcccccttccccataGACCTTCTGCCCTCAGGGTATCTGGAGCCCCCTTTTGGGCCCCACTTCCCAGTGCCCCAAGGTATGCGGCCCAGAGGCaggtcccccaccccatcccctagAGGGCAGAAGCCCAGCCCCCCGACCTTGGCCGCCACCACTGCCAACCCCACTGCCACTGTCGGGGGCAGCAACCCCTGCCTCACGCAGCTGCTCACAGCAG CTAAGCCCGAGCAGACCCTGGAACCGCCGCTTGTGTCCAGCACCCTCCTCCGGTCCTCAGGGTCCCCG CAGGAGACGGCCCCTGAATTTCCCTGCACCTTCCTACCCCCGACCCCGGCCCCCACGCCGCCCCGGCCACCTCCAGGCCCGGCCACACTggcccctcccaggcccctgaTTGTCCCCAAAGCGGAGCGGCTCTCGCCCCCAGCGCACAGTGGTAAAGAGGGCTTGCAGGGCGGCGGGTGGGATGCCCGGGaatggagagaggggaaggaagaaaggggggcTCCATCTGAGGCCAGGACGAGAGGGACAGGGCCATGGGACCCTCTGCCCTGTGTCGGTCTGTCTGTGGGTGTGTCTGTCCCTGCCACAGGTGGTgagcggcggctgtctggggaCCTCAGCTTCGCACGGGGCCCAGGGACTCTGAGTGTCTGCGTCTCTCCCCCTCAACCCATCCTGAGCCGGGGCCGTCCAGACAGCAACAAG ACCGAGAGCCGGCGCATCACCCACATCTCTGCGGAGCAGAAACGGCGCTTCAACATCAAGCTGGGCTTTGACACCCTGCATGGGTTGGTGAGCACCCTCAGCGCCCAGCCCAGCCTCAAG GTGAGCAAGGCGACCACGCTGCAGAAGACGGCCGAGTACATCGCCATGCTCCAGCAGGAGCGGGCGGCCATGCAGGAGGAAGCGCAGCAGCTACGGGACCAGATAGAGGAGCTCAACGCCGCCATCAA CCTGTGCCAGCAGCAGCTGCCTGCTACCGGGGTGCCCATCACACACCAGCGTTTCGACCAGATGCGAGACATGTTTGATGAATACGTTCGCACCCGGACGCTGCATAACTGGAAGTTCTGGGTG TTCAGCATCCTCATTCGGCCTCTGTTTGAGTCCTTCAACGGGATGGTGTCCACAGCAAGCTTACAGAGCCTCCGCCAGACCTCACTGGCTTGGCTGGACCAGTActgctccctgcctgccctccgGCCAA CTGTCTTGAACTCTCTCCGCCAGCTGAGCACATCTACTAGTATCCTGACGGACCCAGGCTGTATACCCGAGCAAGCCACGCGGGCAGTCACAGAGGGCACCCTTGGCAAACCGCTATAG
- the MLXIPL gene encoding carbohydrate-responsive element-binding protein isoform X4 encodes MAGALAGLAAGLHGPRVVPSQDSDSDTDSEDPSTRRSAGGLLRSQVIHSGHFMVSSPHSDSLTRRRDQEGPTGPADFGPRSIDPTLTRLFECMSLAYSGQLVSPKWKNFKGLKLLCRDKIRLNNAIWRAWYIQYVERRKSPVCGFVTPLQGPEADEHRKPEAVVLEGNYWKRRIEVVMREYHKWRIYYKKRLRKSSREGDLLTPKQAEGGWQPPERWCEQLFSSVVPVLLGGPEEEPGGRQLLDLDCFLSDISDTLFTMTQPSSAPLQLPPEDAYVGNADMIQPDLTPLQPSLDDFMEISDFFTSYRPPPTPTASHFPEPPGFGPMADPFFSSGVLGSEVPPASSGVSHLSGHNRLQARSSCPGPVDSSAFLNSDFLLPEDPKPKLPPPPVPPPLLQYPALAKGPGLEPCPAPTFPPMAPAPALLPEEPLFAPRFPFSTVPPAPGVSPLPAPTAFPSTPQPGPGPAPAPFPIDLLPSGYLEPPFGPHFPVPQGMRPRGRSPTPSPRGQKPSPPTLAATTANPTATVGGSNPCLTQLLTAAKPEQTLEPPLVSSTLLRSSGSPQETAPEFPCTFLPPTPAPTPPRPPPGPATLAPPRPLIVPKAERLSPPAHSGSPHYLPPKTESRRITHISAEQKRRFNIKLGFDTLHGLVSTLSAQPSLKVSKATTLQKTAEYIAMLQQERAAMQEEAQQLRDQIEELNAAINLCQQQLPATGVPITHQRFDQMRDMFDEYVRTRTLHNWKFWVFSILIRPLFESFNGMVSTASLQSLRQTSLAWLDQYCSLPALRPTVLNSLRQLSTSTSILTDPGCIPEQATRAVTEGTLGKPL; translated from the exons ATGGCCGGGGCGTTGGCCGGTCTGGCCGCGGGCTTGCACGGCCCGCGGGTCGTCCCCAGCCAAGACTCGGACTCAGACACGGACTCGGAGGACCCGAGTACTCGGCGCAGCGCGGGCGGGCTGCTCCGCTCGCAGGTCATCCACAGCGGTCACTTCATGGTGTCGTCGCCGCACAGCGACTCGCTGACCCGGCGGCGCGACCAGGAGGGACCCACGGGGCCCGCAGACTTCGGGCCGCGCAGCATCGACCCCACACTCACCCGCCTCTTCGAGTGCATGAGCCTGGCCTACAG CGGCCAGCTGGTGTCTCCCAAGTGGAAGAATTTCAAAGGCCTCAAGCTGCTCTGCAGGGACAAGATCCGGCTCAACAACGCCATCTGGAGGGCCTGGTACATCCAGT ATGTGGAGCGGAGGAAGAGCCCCGTGTGTGGCTTCGTGACCCCCCTGCAGGGGCCTGAGGCTGATGAACACCGGAAACCGGAG GCCGTCGTCCTGGAGGGCAATTACTGGAAGCGGCGCATCGAGGTGGTGATGCGCGAGTACCACAAGTGGCGCATCTACTACAAGAAGAGG CTCCGTAAATCCAGCAGGGAAGGGGATCTCCTGACCCCAAAGCAG GCCGAAGGGGGTTGGCAGCCACCGGAGCGATGGTGCGAGCAGCTCTTCTCCAGCGTGGTGCCCGTGCTGCTTGGGGGCCCAGAGGAGGAGCCCGGCGGGCGGCAGCTGCTCGACCTCGATTGCTTTTTGTCCGACATCTCCGACACGCTCTTCACCATGACGCAGCCCAGCTCTGCGCCCCTGCAGCTGCCCCCTGAGGACG ccTACGTGGGCAATGCTGACATGATCCAGCCAGACCTGACGCCTCTGCAGCCCAGCCTGGACGACTTCATGGAGATCTCGG ATTTCTTCACCAGCTACCGCCCTCCACCGACGCCCACGGCTTCACACTTCCCGGAGCCCCCCGGCTTTGGCCCCATGGCTGACCCTTTCTTCAGCAGTGGGGTCTTGGGCTCCGAGGTGCCCCCTGCCTCGTCAGGCGTGAGCCACCTCTCCGGGCACAACCGCCTGCAG GCCCGGAGCAGCTGCCCTGGCCCCGTGGATTCCAGTGCCTTCCTGAACTCTGATTTCCTCCTTCCTGAAGACCCCAAGCccaagctcccacccccaccagtccccccacccctgctccaatACCCTGCCCTTGCCAAGGGGCCTGGCCTAGAGCCCTGTCCggcccccaccttccctcccatgGCGCCGGCCCCTGCTTTGCTGCCGGAGGAGCCTCTCTTCGCCCCCAGATTCCCCTTCTCCACTGTCCCTCCCGCCCCAGGAGTGTCCCCATTGCCTGCTCCCACCGCCTTCCCATCCACCCCACAGCCAGGTCCAGGCCcggcccctgcccccttccccataGACCTTCTGCCCTCAGGGTATCTGGAGCCCCCTTTTGGGCCCCACTTCCCAGTGCCCCAAGGTATGCGGCCCAGAGGCaggtcccccaccccatcccctagAGGGCAGAAGCCCAGCCCCCCGACCTTGGCCGCCACCACTGCCAACCCCACTGCCACTGTCGGGGGCAGCAACCCCTGCCTCACGCAGCTGCTCACAGCAG CTAAGCCCGAGCAGACCCTGGAACCGCCGCTTGTGTCCAGCACCCTCCTCCGGTCCTCAGGGTCCCCG CAGGAGACGGCCCCTGAATTTCCCTGCACCTTCCTACCCCCGACCCCGGCCCCCACGCCGCCCCGGCCACCTCCAGGCCCGGCCACACTggcccctcccaggcccctgaTTGTCCCCAAAGCGGAGCGGCTCTCGCCCCCAGCGCACAGTG GCTCACCCCACTATCTGCCCCCCAAGACCGAGAGCCGGCGCATCACCCACATCTCTGCGGAGCAGAAACGGCGCTTCAACATCAAGCTGGGCTTTGACACCCTGCATGGGTTGGTGAGCACCCTCAGCGCCCAGCCCAGCCTCAAG GTGAGCAAGGCGACCACGCTGCAGAAGACGGCCGAGTACATCGCCATGCTCCAGCAGGAGCGGGCGGCCATGCAGGAGGAAGCGCAGCAGCTACGGGACCAGATAGAGGAGCTCAACGCCGCCATCAA CCTGTGCCAGCAGCAGCTGCCTGCTACCGGGGTGCCCATCACACACCAGCGTTTCGACCAGATGCGAGACATGTTTGATGAATACGTTCGCACCCGGACGCTGCATAACTGGAAGTTCTGGGTG TTCAGCATCCTCATTCGGCCTCTGTTTGAGTCCTTCAACGGGATGGTGTCCACAGCAAGCTTACAGAGCCTCCGCCAGACCTCACTGGCTTGGCTGGACCAGTActgctccctgcctgccctccgGCCAA CTGTCTTGAACTCTCTCCGCCAGCTGAGCACATCTACTAGTATCCTGACGGACCCAGGCTGTATACCCGAGCAAGCCACGCGGGCAGTCACAGAGGGCACCCTTGGCAAACCGCTATAG
- the MLXIPL gene encoding carbohydrate-responsive element-binding protein isoform X3 encodes MAGALAGLAAGLHGPRVVPSQDSDSDTDSEDPSTRRSAGGLLRSQVIHSGHFMVSSPHSDSLTRRRDQEGPTGPADFGPRSIDPTLTRLFECMSLAYSGQLVSPKWKNFKGLKLLCRDKIRLNNAIWRAWYIQYVERRKSPVCGFVTPLQGPEADEHRKPEAVVLEGNYWKRRIEVVMREYHKWRIYYKKRLRKSSREGDLLTPKQAEGGWQPPERWCEQLFSSVVPVLLGGPEEEPGGRQLLDLDCFLSDISDTLFTMTQPSSAPLQLPPEDAYVGNADMIQPDLTPLQPSLDDFMEISDFFTSYRPPPTPTASHFPEPPGFGPMADPFFSSGVLGSEVPPASSGVSHLSGHNRLQARSSCPGPVDSSAFLNSDFLLPEDPKPKLPPPPVPPPLLQYPALAKGPGLEPCPAPTFPPMAPAPALLPEEPLFAPRFPFSTVPPAPGVSPLPAPTAFPSTPQPGPGPAPAPFPIDLLPSGYLEPPFGPHFPVPQGMRPRGRSPTPSPRGQKPSPPTLAATTANPTATVGGSNPCLTQLLTAAKPEQTLEPPLVSSTLLRSSGSPQETAPEFPCTFLPPTPAPTPPRPPPGPATLAPPRPLIVPKAERLSPPAHSGGERRLSGDLSFARGPGTLSVCVSPPQPILSRGRPDSNKTESRRITHISAEQKRRFNIKLGFDTLHGLVSTLSAQPSLKVSKATTLQKTAEYIAMLQQERAAMQEEAQQLRDQIEELNAAINLCQQQLPATGVPITHQRFDQMRDMFDEYVRTRTLHNWKFWVFSILIRPLFESFNGMVSTASLQSLRQTSLAWLDQYCSLPALRPTVLNSLRQLSTSTSILTDPGCIPEQATRAVTEGTLGKPL; translated from the exons ATGGCCGGGGCGTTGGCCGGTCTGGCCGCGGGCTTGCACGGCCCGCGGGTCGTCCCCAGCCAAGACTCGGACTCAGACACGGACTCGGAGGACCCGAGTACTCGGCGCAGCGCGGGCGGGCTGCTCCGCTCGCAGGTCATCCACAGCGGTCACTTCATGGTGTCGTCGCCGCACAGCGACTCGCTGACCCGGCGGCGCGACCAGGAGGGACCCACGGGGCCCGCAGACTTCGGGCCGCGCAGCATCGACCCCACACTCACCCGCCTCTTCGAGTGCATGAGCCTGGCCTACAG CGGCCAGCTGGTGTCTCCCAAGTGGAAGAATTTCAAAGGCCTCAAGCTGCTCTGCAGGGACAAGATCCGGCTCAACAACGCCATCTGGAGGGCCTGGTACATCCAGT ATGTGGAGCGGAGGAAGAGCCCCGTGTGTGGCTTCGTGACCCCCCTGCAGGGGCCTGAGGCTGATGAACACCGGAAACCGGAG GCCGTCGTCCTGGAGGGCAATTACTGGAAGCGGCGCATCGAGGTGGTGATGCGCGAGTACCACAAGTGGCGCATCTACTACAAGAAGAGG CTCCGTAAATCCAGCAGGGAAGGGGATCTCCTGACCCCAAAGCAG GCCGAAGGGGGTTGGCAGCCACCGGAGCGATGGTGCGAGCAGCTCTTCTCCAGCGTGGTGCCCGTGCTGCTTGGGGGCCCAGAGGAGGAGCCCGGCGGGCGGCAGCTGCTCGACCTCGATTGCTTTTTGTCCGACATCTCCGACACGCTCTTCACCATGACGCAGCCCAGCTCTGCGCCCCTGCAGCTGCCCCCTGAGGACG ccTACGTGGGCAATGCTGACATGATCCAGCCAGACCTGACGCCTCTGCAGCCCAGCCTGGACGACTTCATGGAGATCTCGG ATTTCTTCACCAGCTACCGCCCTCCACCGACGCCCACGGCTTCACACTTCCCGGAGCCCCCCGGCTTTGGCCCCATGGCTGACCCTTTCTTCAGCAGTGGGGTCTTGGGCTCCGAGGTGCCCCCTGCCTCGTCAGGCGTGAGCCACCTCTCCGGGCACAACCGCCTGCAG GCCCGGAGCAGCTGCCCTGGCCCCGTGGATTCCAGTGCCTTCCTGAACTCTGATTTCCTCCTTCCTGAAGACCCCAAGCccaagctcccacccccaccagtccccccacccctgctccaatACCCTGCCCTTGCCAAGGGGCCTGGCCTAGAGCCCTGTCCggcccccaccttccctcccatgGCGCCGGCCCCTGCTTTGCTGCCGGAGGAGCCTCTCTTCGCCCCCAGATTCCCCTTCTCCACTGTCCCTCCCGCCCCAGGAGTGTCCCCATTGCCTGCTCCCACCGCCTTCCCATCCACCCCACAGCCAGGTCCAGGCCcggcccctgcccccttccccataGACCTTCTGCCCTCAGGGTATCTGGAGCCCCCTTTTGGGCCCCACTTCCCAGTGCCCCAAGGTATGCGGCCCAGAGGCaggtcccccaccccatcccctagAGGGCAGAAGCCCAGCCCCCCGACCTTGGCCGCCACCACTGCCAACCCCACTGCCACTGTCGGGGGCAGCAACCCCTGCCTCACGCAGCTGCTCACAGCAG CTAAGCCCGAGCAGACCCTGGAACCGCCGCTTGTGTCCAGCACCCTCCTCCGGTCCTCAGGGTCCCCG CAGGAGACGGCCCCTGAATTTCCCTGCACCTTCCTACCCCCGACCCCGGCCCCCACGCCGCCCCGGCCACCTCCAGGCCCGGCCACACTggcccctcccaggcccctgaTTGTCCCCAAAGCGGAGCGGCTCTCGCCCCCAGCGCACAGTG GTGGTgagcggcggctgtctggggaCCTCAGCTTCGCACGGGGCCCAGGGACTCTGAGTGTCTGCGTCTCTCCCCCTCAACCCATCCTGAGCCGGGGCCGTCCAGACAGCAACAAG ACCGAGAGCCGGCGCATCACCCACATCTCTGCGGAGCAGAAACGGCGCTTCAACATCAAGCTGGGCTTTGACACCCTGCATGGGTTGGTGAGCACCCTCAGCGCCCAGCCCAGCCTCAAG GTGAGCAAGGCGACCACGCTGCAGAAGACGGCCGAGTACATCGCCATGCTCCAGCAGGAGCGGGCGGCCATGCAGGAGGAAGCGCAGCAGCTACGGGACCAGATAGAGGAGCTCAACGCCGCCATCAA CCTGTGCCAGCAGCAGCTGCCTGCTACCGGGGTGCCCATCACACACCAGCGTTTCGACCAGATGCGAGACATGTTTGATGAATACGTTCGCACCCGGACGCTGCATAACTGGAAGTTCTGGGTG TTCAGCATCCTCATTCGGCCTCTGTTTGAGTCCTTCAACGGGATGGTGTCCACAGCAAGCTTACAGAGCCTCCGCCAGACCTCACTGGCTTGGCTGGACCAGTActgctccctgcctgccctccgGCCAA CTGTCTTGAACTCTCTCCGCCAGCTGAGCACATCTACTAGTATCCTGACGGACCCAGGCTGTATACCCGAGCAAGCCACGCGGGCAGTCACAGAGGGCACCCTTGGCAAACCGCTATAG
- the MLXIPL gene encoding carbohydrate-responsive element-binding protein isoform X2, whose translation MAGALAGLAAGLHGPRVVPSQDSDSDTDSEDPSTRRSAGGLLRSQVIHSGHFMVSSPHSDSLTRRRDQEGPTGPADFGPRSIDPTLTRLFECMSLAYSGQLVSPKWKNFKGLKLLCRDKIRLNNAIWRAWYIQYVERRKSPVCGFVTPLQGPEADEHRKPEAVVLEGNYWKRRIEVVMREYHKWRIYYKKRLRKSSREGDLLTPKQAEGGWQPPERWCEQLFSSVVPVLLGGPEEEPGGRQLLDLDCFLSDISDTLFTMTQPSSAPLQLPPEDAYVGNADMIQPDLTPLQPSLDDFMEISDFFTSYRPPPTPTASHFPEPPGFGPMADPFFSSGVLGSEVPPASSGVSHLSGHNRLQARSSCPGPVDSSAFLNSDFLLPEDPKPKLPPPPVPPPLLQYPALAKGPGLEPCPAPTFPPMAPAPALLPEEPLFAPRFPFSTVPPAPGVSPLPAPTAFPSTPQPGPGPAPAPFPIDLLPSGYLEPPFGPHFPVPQGMRPRGRSPTPSPRGQKPSPPTLAATTANPTATVGGSNPCLTQLLTAAKPEQTLEPPLVSSTLLRSSGSPETAPEFPCTFLPPTPAPTPPRPPPGPATLAPPRPLIVPKAERLSPPAHSGKEGLQGGGWDAREWREGKEERGAPSEARTRGTGPWDPLPCVGLSVGVSVPATGGERRLSGDLSFARGPGTLSVCVSPPQPILSRGRPDSNKTESRRITHISAEQKRRFNIKLGFDTLHGLVSTLSAQPSLKVSKATTLQKTAEYIAMLQQERAAMQEEAQQLRDQIEELNAAINLCQQQLPATGVPITHQRFDQMRDMFDEYVRTRTLHNWKFWVFSILIRPLFESFNGMVSTASLQSLRQTSLAWLDQYCSLPALRPTVLNSLRQLSTSTSILTDPGCIPEQATRAVTEGTLGKPL comes from the exons ATGGCCGGGGCGTTGGCCGGTCTGGCCGCGGGCTTGCACGGCCCGCGGGTCGTCCCCAGCCAAGACTCGGACTCAGACACGGACTCGGAGGACCCGAGTACTCGGCGCAGCGCGGGCGGGCTGCTCCGCTCGCAGGTCATCCACAGCGGTCACTTCATGGTGTCGTCGCCGCACAGCGACTCGCTGACCCGGCGGCGCGACCAGGAGGGACCCACGGGGCCCGCAGACTTCGGGCCGCGCAGCATCGACCCCACACTCACCCGCCTCTTCGAGTGCATGAGCCTGGCCTACAG CGGCCAGCTGGTGTCTCCCAAGTGGAAGAATTTCAAAGGCCTCAAGCTGCTCTGCAGGGACAAGATCCGGCTCAACAACGCCATCTGGAGGGCCTGGTACATCCAGT ATGTGGAGCGGAGGAAGAGCCCCGTGTGTGGCTTCGTGACCCCCCTGCAGGGGCCTGAGGCTGATGAACACCGGAAACCGGAG GCCGTCGTCCTGGAGGGCAATTACTGGAAGCGGCGCATCGAGGTGGTGATGCGCGAGTACCACAAGTGGCGCATCTACTACAAGAAGAGG CTCCGTAAATCCAGCAGGGAAGGGGATCTCCTGACCCCAAAGCAG GCCGAAGGGGGTTGGCAGCCACCGGAGCGATGGTGCGAGCAGCTCTTCTCCAGCGTGGTGCCCGTGCTGCTTGGGGGCCCAGAGGAGGAGCCCGGCGGGCGGCAGCTGCTCGACCTCGATTGCTTTTTGTCCGACATCTCCGACACGCTCTTCACCATGACGCAGCCCAGCTCTGCGCCCCTGCAGCTGCCCCCTGAGGACG ccTACGTGGGCAATGCTGACATGATCCAGCCAGACCTGACGCCTCTGCAGCCCAGCCTGGACGACTTCATGGAGATCTCGG ATTTCTTCACCAGCTACCGCCCTCCACCGACGCCCACGGCTTCACACTTCCCGGAGCCCCCCGGCTTTGGCCCCATGGCTGACCCTTTCTTCAGCAGTGGGGTCTTGGGCTCCGAGGTGCCCCCTGCCTCGTCAGGCGTGAGCCACCTCTCCGGGCACAACCGCCTGCAG GCCCGGAGCAGCTGCCCTGGCCCCGTGGATTCCAGTGCCTTCCTGAACTCTGATTTCCTCCTTCCTGAAGACCCCAAGCccaagctcccacccccaccagtccccccacccctgctccaatACCCTGCCCTTGCCAAGGGGCCTGGCCTAGAGCCCTGTCCggcccccaccttccctcccatgGCGCCGGCCCCTGCTTTGCTGCCGGAGGAGCCTCTCTTCGCCCCCAGATTCCCCTTCTCCACTGTCCCTCCCGCCCCAGGAGTGTCCCCATTGCCTGCTCCCACCGCCTTCCCATCCACCCCACAGCCAGGTCCAGGCCcggcccctgcccccttccccataGACCTTCTGCCCTCAGGGTATCTGGAGCCCCCTTTTGGGCCCCACTTCCCAGTGCCCCAAGGTATGCGGCCCAGAGGCaggtcccccaccccatcccctagAGGGCAGAAGCCCAGCCCCCCGACCTTGGCCGCCACCACTGCCAACCCCACTGCCACTGTCGGGGGCAGCAACCCCTGCCTCACGCAGCTGCTCACAGCAG CTAAGCCCGAGCAGACCCTGGAACCGCCGCTTGTGTCCAGCACCCTCCTCCGGTCCTCAGGGTCCCCG GAGACGGCCCCTGAATTTCCCTGCACCTTCCTACCCCCGACCCCGGCCCCCACGCCGCCCCGGCCACCTCCAGGCCCGGCCACACTggcccctcccaggcccctgaTTGTCCCCAAAGCGGAGCGGCTCTCGCCCCCAGCGCACAGTGGTAAAGAGGGCTTGCAGGGCGGCGGGTGGGATGCCCGGGaatggagagaggggaaggaagaaaggggggcTCCATCTGAGGCCAGGACGAGAGGGACAGGGCCATGGGACCCTCTGCCCTGTGTCGGTCTGTCTGTGGGTGTGTCTGTCCCTGCCACAGGTGGTgagcggcggctgtctggggaCCTCAGCTTCGCACGGGGCCCAGGGACTCTGAGTGTCTGCGTCTCTCCCCCTCAACCCATCCTGAGCCGGGGCCGTCCAGACAGCAACAAG ACCGAGAGCCGGCGCATCACCCACATCTCTGCGGAGCAGAAACGGCGCTTCAACATCAAGCTGGGCTTTGACACCCTGCATGGGTTGGTGAGCACCCTCAGCGCCCAGCCCAGCCTCAAG GTGAGCAAGGCGACCACGCTGCAGAAGACGGCCGAGTACATCGCCATGCTCCAGCAGGAGCGGGCGGCCATGCAGGAGGAAGCGCAGCAGCTACGGGACCAGATAGAGGAGCTCAACGCCGCCATCAA CCTGTGCCAGCAGCAGCTGCCTGCTACCGGGGTGCCCATCACACACCAGCGTTTCGACCAGATGCGAGACATGTTTGATGAATACGTTCGCACCCGGACGCTGCATAACTGGAAGTTCTGGGTG TTCAGCATCCTCATTCGGCCTCTGTTTGAGTCCTTCAACGGGATGGTGTCCACAGCAAGCTTACAGAGCCTCCGCCAGACCTCACTGGCTTGGCTGGACCAGTActgctccctgcctgccctccgGCCAA CTGTCTTGAACTCTCTCCGCCAGCTGAGCACATCTACTAGTATCCTGACGGACCCAGGCTGTATACCCGAGCAAGCCACGCGGGCAGTCACAGAGGGCACCCTTGGCAAACCGCTATAG